A genomic region of Thunnus albacares chromosome 2, fThuAlb1.1, whole genome shotgun sequence contains the following coding sequences:
- the dhx37 gene encoding probable ATP-dependent RNA helicase DHX37, with amino-acid sequence MGKLRKKHNWKGRQQSDPQQPADEEKTEIVLELKDGARLKGVDESNALVLPANKAKKKKPSVTPVSTKKPLTKKQRKELQKVLERKEKKAQRADILTKLAEVQLPESELKLLYTTSKLGTGGKLYQTKQSSDELQDGDSGPKISSLSGANRKRKWKEEEEEEDEEEEQKAEESSDLETSSDEDEDGKDVEANETTEMSESKETTSDCQEVKEEQQTTEKEEKSERKVSDQEKVQIKKPSQPAIFIPVDRLPEIQESRLKLPVLAEEQVIMEAVRENPCVIICGETGSGKTTQVPQFLYEAGYASGAGIIGITEPRRVAAVSMSHRVGKEMNLSTRVVSYQIRYEGNVTDETKIKFMTDGVLLKEIQKDFLLQRYSVIIIDEAHERSVYTDILIGLLSRIVPLRNKKGLPMKLLVMSATLRVEDFTDNRKLFKTPPPVIKVDARQFPVTIHFNKRTPLEDYAGEAFHKTCKIHRMLPPGGILVFLTGQAEVHGLCRKLRKAFPYRKGNTTTGEDEEADTSEAMRKFKKAKQKKTVSLPRIDLDNYSALPVDEGDEDRDAGIGEDEDEGSDLDIGDDPADTEEKADPSIPLYVLPLYSLLAPEQQAKVFRPPPAGARLCVVATNVAETSLTIPGIKYVVDCGRVKKRFYDRVTGVSSFKVSWTSQASANQRAGRAGRTEPGHCYRLYSSAVFGDFSLFSEAEITRRPVEDLVLQMKDLNIDKVVNFPFPTSPSAEALVAAEQLLVSLGALKEPPRTGSIKEMEQARLSCPITPLGRAMASFPVAPRYAKMLALGKQQDCLPYVIAAVAAMTVREIFEDLNRPAGNEDESSKLSQRRARLTQMRRLWAGQGASLLLGDLMVMLGAVGACEFAGCTPKFCEENGLRYKAMVEIRRLRGQLTNAVNAVCPEVGVFVNPKMTPPTEHQVVCLRQIVLAGLGDHLARRVQAEDILDPKWKNGYKTPLMDEPVFIHPTSALFKKLPEFVVYQEIMETTKMYMRGVSAVEAEWVPQFLPQYCHFGAPQESPSPWFCSTAGTIRCHRSSTFFRVGWQLPAVEMEYPDGVERYKLFARFLLEGQVCPKLKKHSGHLLSNPSIMLKTWAKLQPRTEALLGALVSKRVDCREALLSAWKTEDKFLLSAYCQWLPEAMHQEVAKSWPPI; translated from the exons ATGGGGAAACTAAGGAAGAAACATAACTGGAAGGGGAGGCAGCAGAGTGACCCCCAACAACCAGCAGatgaagaaaagacagaaattgTGCTGGAACtaaaag ATGGAGCCAGACTGAAGGGTGTAGATGAGAGCAATGCTTTGGTCCTTCCAGCCAACAAagccaagaagaagaaacctTCAGTCACACCTGTTTCCACAAAAAAGCCCCTcacaaagaaacagaggaaagagCTGCAGAAGGTGCTGGAGCGCAAGGAGAAGAAAGCTCAG AGAGCAGACATACTGACCAAGCTGGCGGAGGTTCAGCTTCCAGAGTCTGAGCTGAAGCTGCTGTACACCACGTCCAAGCTGGGCACAGGAGGGAAGCTTTACCAGACGAAACA GTCATCAGACGAACTACAAGATGGAGACTCTGGACCGAAGATCAGCAGCCTGAGTGGAGcgaacaggaagaggaaatggaaagaggaggaggaggaagaagatgaagaggaagaacagaAGGCAGAAGAAAGTAGTGATCTGGAAACATCGTCTGATGAGGACGAGGATGGCAAGGACGTTGAAGCGAATGAGACCACAGAGATGAGTGAATCTAAGGAAACCACCTCTGACTGTCAGGAGGTGAAAGAAGAACAACAGAcgacagagaaagaagaaaagagtgaGAGGAAGGTTTCAGATCAGGAGAAAGTCCAAATCAAGAAGCCGTCGCAGCCGGCCATCTTCATTCCAGTTGACAGGTTGCCAGaaatacag GAGTCCCGTTTGAAGTTGCCGGTGCTCGCAGAGGAGCAGGTCATCATGGAGGCAGTGAGAGAGAATCCCTGTGTCATCATCTGTGGAGAGACAGGAAGTGGAAAGACCACACAGGTGCCTCAGTTTCTGTACGAGGCTGGCTACGCCAG TGGCGCCGGCATCATAGGCATCACTGAACCAAGAAGAGTAGCAGCTGTCAGCATGTCCCACAGAGTGGGCAAAGAGATGAACCTGTCCACACG GGTCGTGTCGTACCAGATCCGATATGAGGGGAATGTGACTGACGAGACCAAGATCAAGTTCATGACAGATGGTGTTCTGCTGAAGGAGATTCAAAAG GACTTCCTGCTCCAGAGGTACAGTGTGATAATCATCGACGAGGCACACGAACGGAGCGTGTACACAGATATCCTCATTGGACTGCTGTCTCGTATCGTTCCGCTCAGAAACAAG aAAGGTTTGCCCATGAAGTTATTGGTCATGTCAGCTACTCTGCGGGTGGAGGACTTCACAGACAACCGGAAACTGTTTAAGACGCCTCCGCCCGTCATTAAGGTGGACGCTCGCCAGTTCCCGGTCACTATCCATTTCAACAAACGCACCCCGTTGGAGGATTACGCCGGAGAGGCCTTCCACAAGACCTGCAAGATCCACCGGATGCTGCCCCCAG GTGGGATCCTGGTCTTTCTCACCGGTCAGGCAGAGGTTCACGGTCTGTGCAGAAAGCTGAGAAAAGCTTTTCCCTACAGGAAGGGAAACACAACCACCG gtgaggatgaggaggcagACACCTCAGAGGCAATGAGGAAGTTTAAGAAGGCCAAACAGAAGAAGACTGTt TCGCTGCCTCGTATCGACCTGGATAACTATTCCGCTCTGCCGGTGGATGAAGGGGACGAGGACAGAGATGCGGGGATCggagaggatgaggatgaaggcTCTGACTTGGACATCGGAGACGATCCTGCCGACACAG AGGAGAAGGCAGACCCGTCTATTCCTCTCTATGTCCTCCCTCTGTACTCTCTGTTGGCCCCGGAGCAGCAGGCCAAG GTGTTCAGGCCTCCTCCGGCTGGTGCTCGTCTGTGTGTCGTAGCCACCAACGTGGCCGAGACGTCTCTGACCATCCCCGGCATCAAGTACGTGGTGGACTGTGGTCGGGTCAAGAAACGTTTCTACGATCGTGTGACCGGAGTGTCGTCCTTCAAGGTCTCGTGGACCTCACAggcctcagccaatcagagggcaGGTAGAGCGGGACGAACAGAGCCGGGacactgctacag GTTGTACTCGTCTGCTGTGTTTGGAGACTTTAGTCTATTCTCAGAAGCAGAGATCACTCGCAGGCCTGTGGAAGACCTGGTTTTGCAGATGAAGGACCTCAACATAGACAAG gtggTAAATTTCCCCTTCCCCACGTCTCCCTCCGCTGAGGCTCTCGTTGCAGCAGAACAGCTGTTAGTCTCACTGGGAGCTCTGAAAGAGCCGCCTCGCACCGGAAG cATAAAAGAGATGGAGCAGGCAAGGCTGAGCTGTCCCATCACCCCGCTGGGCAGAGCGATGGCCTCGTTCCCTGTCGCACCGCGTTACGCTAAAATGCTAGCGCTCGGGAAGCAGCAGGATTGCCTGCCCTACGTTATTGCTGCAGTAGCAGCCATGACAGTCAGGGAGATATTTGAAGACCTTAACAG ACCTGCAGGTAATGAAGACGAGAGCTCCAAGCTGTCCCAGCGTCGGGCTCGGCTGACCCAAATGAGGAGGCTTTGGGCTGGGCAAGGAGCCTCACTCCTGCTGGGGGACCTCATGGTCATGCTGG GTGCTGTTGGTGCTTGTGAATTTGCCGGCTGTACACCTAAGTTTTGTGAGGAGAACGGCCTGAGGTATAAAGCCATGGTGGAGATCCGGCGGCTCAGAGGACAACTTACAAATGCAG TGAATGCAGTGTGTCCAGAAGTGGGAGTATTTGTGAATCCAAAGATGACTCCACCAACAGAGCACCAAGTGGTTTGCTTGCGGCAGATCGTTCTGGCCGGACTGGGAGACCATCTTGCGAGGCGGGTACAAGCAGAAGATATTCTTGATCCAAAATGGAAGAATGGATACAAG ACGCCTCTTATGGACGAACCGGTGTTCATTCACCCAACCTCTGCACTGTTCAAAAAGCTGCCGGAGTTTGTCGTCTACCAGGAGATTATGGAGACCACCAAGATGTACATGAGAG GTGTGTCAGCAGTGGAAGCAGAGTGGGTTCCTCAGTTTCTGCCTCAGTATTGTCATTTTGGCGCTCCTCAGGAGTCGCCGTCACCATGGTTTTGTTCCACCGCGGGCACCATCAGATGTCACCGTTCAAGCACCTTCT TCCGTGTAGGTTGGCAGCTGCCTGCAGTGGAGATGGAATATCCAGATGGCGTTGAGCGCTACAAACTGTTTGCCAGGTTTCTGCTTGAGGGACAG GTCTGTCCTAAACTAAAGAAACACAGTGGCCACCTTCTCTCAAACCCCTCCATCATGCTGAAAACATGGGCAAA GCTGCAGCCCAGGACGGAGGCTTTGCTGGGAGCGCTGGTGTCAAAGAGAGTTGACTGCAGAGAAGCCCTCCTCTCTGCCTGGAAGACTGAAgataaat TCCTGTTGTCTGCATACTGCCAGTGGCTTCCTGAAGCCATGCATCAAGAAGTAGCCAAAAGTTGGCCTCCGATATGA
- the mrpl40 gene encoding 39S ribosomal protein L40, mitochondrial, translated as MSVALSRCLCRLLSRQTAASSFVLGENHHAVQSPWFAPVMTLKTSAPLRAEPKKKKKVDPRREQMIRDRLRKKLKKLEKVPPELIPIEDFITPTKCLDETRERSAPRLSFEDSEGRALLLKEWSRYKQEQHMAEVQSVELALEAQREALEELKLESEELYQAALKPDLLLFPFTHEGPTYTPPKTKHEAPEGKYNDITKVYTQ; from the exons ATGTCTGTGGCTTTGTCGCGTTGTCTCTGCAGGCTTTTATCCCGACAAACTGCTGCTTCAAG CTTTGTGTTGGGAGAAAATCACCATGCTGTTCAGAGTCCTTGGTTTGCACCAGTGATGACACTGAAGACATCTGCTCCTCTGAG AGCGGAacccaaaaagaagaagaaagtggaCCCCAGAAGGGAGCAGATGATAAGAGACAGGCTGaggaaaaagctgaaaaagcTGGAGAAGGTTCCACCTGAGCTCATCCCGATAGAGGACTTCATCACTCCAACCAAATGCTTGGACGAAACAAG GGAACGCTCTGCACCGAGGCTATCATTTGAAGACAGTGAAGGTCGAGCCCTGCTGCTGAAGGAGTGGTCTCGATACAAACAG GAGCAGCACATGGCTGAAGTGCAAAGTGTTGAACTTGCTCTGGAAGCACAGAGGGAGGCGCTGGAGGAGCTAAAGCTGGAGTCTGAGGAGCTGTACCAGGCGGCGCTCAAACCAgacctccttctctttcctttcacTCACGAAGGTCCCACTTACACACCCCCAAAGACCAAGCATGAAGCACCGGAAGGGAAGTACAATGACATCACTAAAGTCTACACGCAGTGA
- the ufd1l gene encoding ubiquitin recognition factor in ER-associated degradation protein 1, which yields MFSFHVFDHPMSRGFQNRFSTQYRCYSVSMLAGPNDRSDVEKGGKIIMPPSALDQLSRLNITYPMLFKLTNKNSDRMTHCGVLEFVADEGICYLPHWMMQNLLLEEGGLVQVESVNLMVATYSKFQPQSPDFLDITNPKAVLENALRNFACLTTGDVIAINYNEKIYELRVMETKPDKAVSIIECDMNVDFDAPLGYKEPERRPQHQEEPTEEEADPSSYADMDTGFRAFTGSGNRLDGKTKGIEPSPAPLTASDIKRGIPNYEFKMGRITFIRNSKPLPRKIIDDDDAMNRFIAFSGEGQSLRKKGRKP from the exons ATG TTTTCTTTCCACGTTTTCGACCACCCGATGTCCCGGGGTTTCCAGAACCGCTTCTCCACTCAGTACCGCTGCTACTCAGTGTCTATGCTGGCTGGACCCAACGACCGCTCCGACGTGGAGAAAGGAGGCAAAA TAATTATGCCACCTTCAGCTCTCGACCAGCTCA GCAGACTTAACATCACCTATCCGATGCTGTTCAAGCTGACCAACAAGAACTCAGACAGAATGACGCACTGTGGTGTTCTGGAGTTTGTAGCAGACGAGGGAATCTGCTACCTGCCACACTGG ATGATGCAGAATCTGCTGCTGGAGGAAGGTGGTCTGGTCCAAGTGGAAAGTGTTAACCTCATGGTGGCCACTTACTCAAAGTTCCAGCCACAGAGCCCCGACTTCCTGGACATTACAAACCCCAAAGCAGT gcTGGAGAATGCTTTGAGAAACTTTGCCTGCTTGACAACTGGTGATGTCATTGCTATCAACTACAATGAAAAG atCTACGAGCTGCGAGTAATGGAGACTAAGCCAGACAAAGCAGTATCCATCATTGAGTGCGATATGAAT GTGGATTTTGATGCTCCACTGGGCTACAAAGAGCCTGAAAGACGACCTCAGCACCAGGAAGAACCAACA GAGGAAGAAGCAGATCCCAGCAGCTACGCTGATATGGACACAGGATTCAGA GCTTTCACTGGCTCTGGCAATCGTTTGGATGGGAAAACGAAAGGCATTGAGCCGAGCCCTGCTCCTCTTACCGCAAGCGACATCAAAAG AGGAATTCCCAACTATGAATTCAAAATGGGCAGAATCACCTTCATCAGAAACTCAAAGCCGCTGCCCAGGAAAATCATCGATGAT GATGACGCCATGAACAGATTCATCGCCTTCTCTGGAGAAGGACAGTCGCTACGCAAGAAGGGCAGAAAGCCTTGA
- the sept5a gene encoding septin 5a isoform X2, with amino-acid sequence MTSNIRYKSRIPVKTEDSTEEKQYVGFATLPNQVHRKSVKKGFDFTLMVAGESGMGKSTLVNSLFLTDLYKDRKLLNAEERINQTVEIIKHTVDIEEKGVKLKLTIVDTPGFGDAVNNNECWKPITDYIDQQFEQYFRDESGLNRKNIQDNRVHCCLYFIPPFGHGLRPVDVEFMKALHEKVNIIPLIAKADCLTPNEIKKLKDRIREEIDKFGIKVYQFPECDSDEDEEFKQLDKELKECTPFAVIGSNTVVEARGQRVRGRLYPWGIVEVENQSHCDFVKLRNMLIRSHMHDLKDVTCDVHYENYRAQCIQEMTSKLAQDNRMESPIPILPLSTPDVETEKLIKMKDEELKRMQEMLNKMQQQMHEKDQ; translated from the exons GAGAAACAATATGTCGGTTTTGCAACTTTGCCCAACCAGGTCCACAGGAAGTCTGTGAAGAAAGGCTTCGATTTTACGCTGATGGTGGCAG gagAGTCCGGTATGGGTAAATCCACGCTGGTCAACAGCCTGTTCCTCACAGACCTCTACAAAGACAGGAAGTTACTCAATGCCGAGG AGCGTATTAACCAAACCGTGGAGATCATCAAACACACAGTAGACATCGAAGAGAAAGGAGTCAAGCTCAAGCTCACCATCGTAGACACGCCGGGGTTTGGAGACGCTGTCAACAACAATGAGTG cTGGAAGCCGATTACAGACTACATTGATCAGCAGTTTGAACAATACTTCAGGGACGAGAGCGGGCTGAACAGAAAGAACATCCAGGACAACCGAGTCCACTGCTGCCTCTACTTTATCCCTCCATTTGGACATGg GCTGCGTCCGGTGGATGTCGAGTTCATGAAGGCTCTGCATGAAAAGGTGAACATAATTCCTCTCATCGCGAAAGCCGACTGCCTCACGCCCAACGAGATAAAGAAGCTCAAAGACCGA atACGAGAGGAAATAGACAAGTTTGGGATCAAAGTGTACCAGTTCCCTGAATGTGACTCCGATGAGGATGAAGAGTTCAAACAACTTGACAAAGAGCTGAAG GAGTGCACCCCGTTCGCTGTGATCGGCAGTAACACAGTGGTGGAAGCTCGAGggcagagagtgagagggagactGTATCCCTGGGGAATCGTTGAAg TGGAAAACCAGTCGCATTGTGACTTTGTGAAATTGAGGAACATGCTGATTCGTTCGCACATGCACGACCTCAAAGACGTGACCTGCGACGTCCACTACGAGAACTACAGAGCACAGTGCATACAGGAGAtgaccag tAAACTGGCTCAGGACAACCGTATGGAGAGTCCCATCCCCATCCTGCCGCTGTCCACTCCAGATGTGGAAACTGAGAAGCTAATCAAAATGAAAGATGAGGAG ctgaAGAGGATGCAGGAGATGCTGaacaagatgcagcagcagatgcaCGAGAAAGACCAGTGA
- the c2h22orf39 gene encoding UPF0545 protein C22orf39 homolog: MQLAMDQPAKLTWRPPRACDDYWSEFRHCKSLWNRFHHYYTYGTSPSCHQWKEDYYNCREWEKHKSTEAKEALQKSERDRVAEQRKFTPVWQLRQDPPRDWHLPLNQEKPQDS; this comes from the exons ATGCAGTTAGCAATGGACCAGCCAGCAAAGCTAACATGGAGG CCGCCCCGGGCCTGTGACGACTATTGGAGTGAATTCAGACACTGTAAGAGCTTGTGGAATCGTTTCCACCACTACTACACTTACGGTACCTCCCCGTCCTGCCATCAGTGGAAAGAAGACTACTACAACTGCAGAGAGTGGGAGAAACACAAAAGCACTGAGGCCAAG GAAGCGTTGCAGAAGAGTGAAAGGGACAGagtggcagagcagagaaagTTTACCCCTGTGTGGCAACTGAGGCAAGACCCTCCCAGAGACTGGCACCTGCCCCTGAACCAAGAAAAACCTCAGGACTCTTGA
- the sept5a gene encoding septin 5a isoform X1, protein MDAIMLQEKLVERLLCPRVRTARQKEKQYVGFATLPNQVHRKSVKKGFDFTLMVAGESGMGKSTLVNSLFLTDLYKDRKLLNAEERINQTVEIIKHTVDIEEKGVKLKLTIVDTPGFGDAVNNNECWKPITDYIDQQFEQYFRDESGLNRKNIQDNRVHCCLYFIPPFGHGLRPVDVEFMKALHEKVNIIPLIAKADCLTPNEIKKLKDRIREEIDKFGIKVYQFPECDSDEDEEFKQLDKELKECTPFAVIGSNTVVEARGQRVRGRLYPWGIVEVENQSHCDFVKLRNMLIRSHMHDLKDVTCDVHYENYRAQCIQEMTSKLAQDNRMESPIPILPLSTPDVETEKLIKMKDEELKRMQEMLNKMQQQMHEKDQ, encoded by the exons ATGGATGCCATCATGCTCCAAGAGAAACTGGTGGAACGTTTACTGTGCCCGCGAGTGAGAACCGCCAGACAGAAG GAGAAACAATATGTCGGTTTTGCAACTTTGCCCAACCAGGTCCACAGGAAGTCTGTGAAGAAAGGCTTCGATTTTACGCTGATGGTGGCAG gagAGTCCGGTATGGGTAAATCCACGCTGGTCAACAGCCTGTTCCTCACAGACCTCTACAAAGACAGGAAGTTACTCAATGCCGAGG AGCGTATTAACCAAACCGTGGAGATCATCAAACACACAGTAGACATCGAAGAGAAAGGAGTCAAGCTCAAGCTCACCATCGTAGACACGCCGGGGTTTGGAGACGCTGTCAACAACAATGAGTG cTGGAAGCCGATTACAGACTACATTGATCAGCAGTTTGAACAATACTTCAGGGACGAGAGCGGGCTGAACAGAAAGAACATCCAGGACAACCGAGTCCACTGCTGCCTCTACTTTATCCCTCCATTTGGACATGg GCTGCGTCCGGTGGATGTCGAGTTCATGAAGGCTCTGCATGAAAAGGTGAACATAATTCCTCTCATCGCGAAAGCCGACTGCCTCACGCCCAACGAGATAAAGAAGCTCAAAGACCGA atACGAGAGGAAATAGACAAGTTTGGGATCAAAGTGTACCAGTTCCCTGAATGTGACTCCGATGAGGATGAAGAGTTCAAACAACTTGACAAAGAGCTGAAG GAGTGCACCCCGTTCGCTGTGATCGGCAGTAACACAGTGGTGGAAGCTCGAGggcagagagtgagagggagactGTATCCCTGGGGAATCGTTGAAg TGGAAAACCAGTCGCATTGTGACTTTGTGAAATTGAGGAACATGCTGATTCGTTCGCACATGCACGACCTCAAAGACGTGACCTGCGACGTCCACTACGAGAACTACAGAGCACAGTGCATACAGGAGAtgaccag tAAACTGGCTCAGGACAACCGTATGGAGAGTCCCATCCCCATCCTGCCGCTGTCCACTCCAGATGTGGAAACTGAGAAGCTAATCAAAATGAAAGATGAGGAG ctgaAGAGGATGCAGGAGATGCTGaacaagatgcagcagcagatgcaCGAGAAAGACCAGTGA
- the gp1bb gene encoding platelet glycoprotein Ib beta chain translates to MFNVLLEVCVCGCVCLCSTYVCTSVCMHWSLTVFFISECQLAVTHLASQSDSEKHSRLLKTLKLLIRMKGLLLLCLLFFCGGQRSSACPHLCSCDGSQVDCSARSMSSSSLPARFPAGTTELRLHNNLLTTLPNGLLDDLTSIRSVSLHGNPWVCDCGVLYLRAWLRRQPTSHTSHLGVNCSSPPSLRGRLVVYLTEEEVLDSCYYWYCDLALASQVCLFVFVLVQAALLVAVIVFLRKFERLSKEAKKTTEESFTEADGPRENEYSSI, encoded by the exons ATGTTCAATGTCCTGTtagaagtctgtgtgtgtgggtgtgtgtgtctgtgctctACATATGTGTGTACGAGCGTCTGCATGCATTGGtctctgacagtgttttttatcAGTGAGTGCCAGCTGGCAGTAACACACTTGGCCTCTCAGAGCGACAGTGAGAAACACAGTCGTCTACTGAAGACACTGAAG tTATTGATAAGGATGAAGGGGCTTCTGCTCCTGTGtctgctcttcttctgtggaggtcaaaggtcatcagCCTGCCCTCACCTTTGCTCCTGTGATGGCAGTCAGGTGGACTGCAGCGCCAGGTCAATGTCCTCCTCCTCGCTCCCCGCCCGTTTCCCTGCCGGCACCACTGAGCTCCGTCTCCACAACAACCTGCTGACCACCCTCCCTAATGGGCTGCTGGACGACCTCACCTCCATCCGCTCGGTCTCCCTTCATGGGAACCCGTGGGTGTGTGACTGTGGGGTCCTCTACCTGCGGGCCTGGCTTCGACGTCAGCCCACCAGTCACACGTCACACCTGGGCGTCAACTGCAGCTCCCCTCCCAGCCTGAGAGGGAGGCTGGTGGTGTATTTAACTGAAGAGGAGGTCCTGGATTCCTGTTATTACTGGTACTGTGACCTGGCTTTGGCCTCGCAGGtgtgcctgtttgtgtttgtgctggtgCAGGCGGCTCTGCTGGTGGCCGTCATCGTGTTCCTGAGGAAGTTTGAGAGGCTGTCCAAGGAGGCGAAGAAAACCACAGAGGAGAGCTTCACAGAGGCGGACGGTCCGAGGGAGAACGAGTACAGCAGCATCTGA